The Candidatus Zixiibacteriota bacterium genome window below encodes:
- a CDS encoding cytochrome c3 family protein, which produces MSQIFPKWFNDLPPLIAGGVVLLVVGVTGFFWYYGSPRYTDVGYRPTQPVPYSHKLHAGDLGIDCRYCHSSIERSAKANVPATSVCMNCHKLVLPESEKLLPIRESYASGIPMQWVKVHKLPDYAYFNHSAHVNAGVGCISCHSNVAEMDVVQQKEPLSMSWCLDCHRNPAPNLRPVSEVTNMYWVAPKDQLEQAARMIRERKIEPPTDCSGCHR; this is translated from the coding sequence ATGTCGCAGATATTTCCAAAGTGGTTTAACGATCTTCCTCCGCTGATTGCCGGCGGCGTGGTATTGTTGGTGGTCGGCGTGACAGGATTCTTCTGGTATTACGGCTCTCCCAGGTACACCGATGTGGGGTATCGTCCGACTCAGCCGGTGCCGTACAGTCATAAGCTGCATGCGGGGGACCTGGGGATCGACTGCCGTTATTGTCATTCATCGATCGAGCGTTCGGCCAAGGCAAATGTGCCGGCCACCAGCGTCTGTATGAATTGCCATAAGCTGGTGCTCCCCGAGAGTGAGAAACTTCTGCCGATCCGGGAAAGCTATGCGAGTGGAATTCCCATGCAGTGGGTGAAAGTTCACAAACTCCCGGACTACGCCTATTTCAATCACAGTGCCCATGTGAACGCCGGGGTCGGCTGTATTTCATGCCACAGTAATGTGGCGGAGATGGATGTGGTTCAGCAGAAGGAGCCGCTCTCCATGTCCTGGTGTCTCGATTGTCATCGCAATCCCGCGCCGAACCTTCGGCCGGTGAGCGAGGTCACCAACATGTATTGGGTAGCGCCGAAAGACCAACTCGAGCAGGCCGCGCGGATGATCAGGGAAAGAAAGATTGAACCACCAACCGATTGTTCCGGGTGTCACCGATGA